The genomic DNA AATGTGGTCCGCACACTCACTGGGCTAACTCGGTCTCATGCCCGTTTGGCGACACAAGTGGGCGAATTGATTAATGCCATGAAACCAAGGCCCGACGTTCGACCCTGCATGGAGTTTGATTTTGCTCCGATAGATTCGGTAGAAGAGCTGCAAAATTTAGATGCACTTCTTCAAGACGACTCGGAGTATAGAGCAAAACTTGTCCATTGGCTTGAAACACAGATCACTCGTGTGGACGTGGATAACCGTCTTCACGAATTAATTGATCTGCTGTTCACCAAAACCTTTTTTGCCACCATGAATTGGACTGGCGTAAGCAAAAAAGcgggacaaacaaaaatagcatTAGGTAAATTTAAGTTAGTGGTAAGATTATTTGTAGAATTAGGAGGTAACAATGCTTTAGTTTTAAATAGTAATTATGTAgaaaattttttaaaaaaaaaactatatcaTGCTAAGGATAGGATTAAGATTAGCAATAGTAAACGTACGTCttgccaccaaaaaaaaaagttttgtgAATAGTAGTGTTTAAGTAGACTAAGTTAGTTTTTAAGTCATTAAATTAGTTAAGTAAGTTGTAAATTTAGTTACatacaataaaatacaatATACTTAAACAACTATATTTGGATGTACAACctgattaaatttattaatccCTCTTGATACTGCATTTTACATTTCGTTAGTCCGCTTCGATTATCTGGTATTCGCTGAACAACAATACTTTGTCATATTCGCATATTTTTTAAGGTTCAATTACCTTCTTTTTCCAGCTAAATAAGTGTACTAAATAACGAACAGTTATAACTTCCTTTACATTGTTTTTTACTGAATTTATTCCACAAGTGTATGCAGcagaggaataaaaataatttcatcgCGAATGCTTGGTATAGCAACTAATTTACATTTAACTTGCCCCGGGCATATATACACAAACGACTTATCTAAATTTTTAATGGATCCTTTGTAAGCGTTTAAAATACTTGACTCACAAGGATAATCAAAAGCCaagtttttttcattcaaccTACGCCCGCAAATGCGCACATTGCCATCTTCCATTTGGCCATTAACTGTTTGAAATTGGTATATACTGTTATCCTTGCTCATATACCAACAATTCTTCTCGTTATTTTGAAGCACACAATCTTTCTGGAGGTTAAATGTTATTATATTCCCTCGTTTGGAAATAGAGGGCTTTGATGCTGTGTAAGGGTTTCCTATATAATACTCCTCATATTCCATAAGTCGGTTGATTGCCTGTTCTAGCTCCTTCCATCcactacgtaataatttttttaaacatttcaacTGATTTTCAAATGGGTAGGTGGAAAAGGATGCTAAAGGTCCAAATCGCTCCACCTCCTCATACAAATGTTGCAATATGTGCACATTACTGCTTATATGTTGTTCACCATACACACTTGCAAAGTCCTCAACgaatttgtttaataattGGCCAGCAAAACGCCACTTCTCCTTATAAACTGAAGAGGACAGCAATGTCACAGCACAAAACAGCAGTAAGTAATGTCTGTACTCACAATCAGTAAGATGGGGTTTCAGCACTACGAACCCAGCATAATGAAGAAAAGACGCGCTCTCCGACGCTTTCCAAAAATGTGCCTGCTTGATAGGACGTATTTTGCGATGAATTTCTGTCGGCAACTTAATCTGTTCAATATGGTTTGATATTTGAACACATTGTTTTGTCGTCCAGCGTTGCTTTCTCAACGTTCCATCCCGAAAGCCTAAAATATAGTGCTTGCCGACACCTTGATCCACACAGTGTAGTCGATCTCCTGTTGGTATGTCCTTGATGATGTTGAAGAACCGCAAATCCACCAACGGCGTTTCCGTCTTGCGATGTCCAGGGTATGCATTGTCCCTAAAACACTTATCCGTTCGTTGCGGAGCGTTTGTACCAGGAAATGTCATTGTACGTCCTGCCTGACTGTATTTGCCGACGACGGTACATTTCAAGCAGCTGTCGTATCCGGTGTGTCCCTTGACTCCTGTCgacataaaaatagaaaaaatagttAGACACTacaataaattatattatcCTGGAAAGGGTAACAGACTGTGCACAATGTTTTAACCGCTAAAGCATAATTTTATCAATCATTACCTTTGATGAATGCCCTCGCAGGAGTGTCTGCTACGATTGCGCGCAGTCTTATGGCGACATGACATCCATGAACGATTATGCCACGCTGCATCAAATCATTCATTTCGACCACCATTGGACGAAGATATTCTTCTGCAGATTCGGGTTTTGTCGTTCCACAGAAGATGCCAGCAGTCATAACCGGTGCTTGGGGCAGCTCATGAATAGAAAACAAGATTGGCCAGAACTGCATGCTGCTATTTGTATGTAAAGGCAGACCATCGATCGATATGGTTAGGGATAGCTGGGTGGCAGGTGATTTCTCAGTACTAAAAACAGAAGTAGTGATGGTTATTCAATGGATTAACATGAAACTTTTGCAAATAacacataaaataaacataaaacaatttgaagCACACACCGAAAATAGTTTTGTAGGCATCGTTTTATCCCGCGATACCAAAAGTGTCCACCGCCAATTTCCGCTATCTGCGTCGAGCTACTGCGATCCGTTTTCAGCAACGTCTTAGCGGTTGATGGAACTTTAACGTGAGCTTGTTGAAAAAGTTTAAGTACCATATTGATCGAGCGGTACGAGGCATTTGTGGATAACGCCCAGTAACGGATGCCATCTGTGATCGACATTCCTTCTATCGGTCGAACATCTtctgcatcatcatcgtcatcgtcgtcgaaaAGATAATCACGAACAATTGGTTCCTCATTTTCCACATTAGAAAAATCCGGGGCAACATTATCCTCCTGCACATAACTTTCCATCTCAGCGGTAACACTTGGGACTGGAGTCTCAAATGAAGCACGGGATGGGcctgaaacaaaaataaaaattattatctATGTGATAATGACGATTATGGGGTTGCATTTCGGTGGTCCAGTGGAGATCATGTGAAACTTATGAGCAAGCAAAGGCTCCTGCTGGTGTATTTTTCAACGTCTGAACAGGAGGGGAAAGGGGATGATGGGGGGATTAGCTTTGTGAAGTACTTATAGCTTCGATAGACGGGACTCTTTCTGCGAGACCCCTAACGCGAGGCTCCTAATCTTAAACCCCTTATACTAGCTAGTCGTTAGGGTCCTAGGAATCCGCCTACACCACCCGCAATTGATTTCACTGGGTTTGTTTACCTGGAGCTGGTTCTGCAGCGTCTTGATGCTGTGGTGCCATTATATATTGCTCATATTTTCTAGCCTTTCGGTAAAAATTTCCAGTATCACGAGAACGTTTCGAATCGGACATCTTCTGGCTTTCTCAAAGAAAATCAccaaaactttaaaaacaGTATGTACTAATTTAAAGCTGGTAAAATTGTATTGCAACGGTTATTGGCGGAGAAGAGATTTCGATCAACAATCACACAGTGAATAGAACGAAGCCGATTGGCTTCGTCAACCTCTCCCCTCTTCTAATCGCATCACGCATGAACTCTTACCCCTTCTCCATGAGCAGCCAGACCAAAAATCAGCGATCAAAGATACAGGGCTCGCCTATTCACTTTGCGATGCGAACGgcatattttgtacaaagtgtttcaatttgttatatacattttttcgacaaaacctaccgtcttgacaataaaatcatatcgTAAACCATGtgaaagaaattgaagaactaaaaacacttcgggattgaatgaaaatactcgaacgaattgaaaaaacaataatgacgGTATAATATATGCCGTTCATATCGTAAGGTAACGAGACAAACcctgtacgagtgcacacatgcccatacacatattcacccaaacaaggtgaatctataggcgtaagcgagatgggtataataataaaaggagagcaaaatgtaaacatttagGTCATCATGAACCAAACTCGAGTGTGTGACAAATCATCCATGAGTGCGAGCGGAAGAggtgtataaatagaaagagagggagatatTTATCCTCTAAAATTTCCCCTTGGGTAATAGGTGCCTATTACACTTCATACATTCAATAGTGCCTTCGTGGTCCTCTCGGTGACGCATGCGCATGGGAATGGGATGAAGTCGAAACGTACGCAACGCAATTCTTCATACGGTAGGTCTAGTGAGTGCCGTTGAGTACCCGGCATTTAGTTTGATTAAAAATGATATCTTAACAGTGTAGTAATTTATAACTTTTTAAGCAAAACAGAACGAAGCTTCGCTCAGTAAATACACCGAAAATTCTATGTGAGTGCTGCTGTAACATTATAAGAAACCAAcagttaaacaaacaaatatcttGACTCAGCAAATTATCAAGTCGGTGTGAAGTTCAAGCTCCCAACAATAAACCATTGGCCCTTGTGACGAGtgcaaaaatattattttaaacatccATTCTTGCCTTGGAGAAATTTACTACATCCGTACCCTTGTCCCTCTGGTAGACAAGCGTTACTTGCTTCACTTGCTAAAAATAGCAACCACTGGACGTACTTTTCTTCCCCGGAGTCACTGTTTATTGGACTGTCTGTCCGCTTCACTGTCTGATTTAAACccatcggttcggttcggtgagAATCATTAACTCCCTTGAACTAAATATGAAAATTTGCAAGACGACAAAGAAACGAGATGTTGCCTTTAAGGCGATCATACGATCATGTCTGACATTGGATTGCGGTTTCATGGAAATGACCATGAGTTCTTGGCGCTATTGTGCGAATTTACGCGAGCTACTTGAGGGAATAGTCGATTCGATTGTGATTCTtttttaacgaaaaaaaaaacccataaaaCTACTTACCGGTGAGAACATTCCCTCGGCGATCGGTATGCTGATGGCCTGGAACGGGATCTCCTCGCAGGACGCGACGGGTTCTGGTCCCCGCAACAGTGCGTCCGGCACCGGAGGCGGCAGATCTGGCATCGAGTAGTCCATGGGGGAACCGAACGCGGCGAAACCCATCGTCGGATAGGGAAGCTGTGTGTTCGACGGTGGATATCCGGATCCACTGTCCGGGAGTGCTGGCATAACATTCGGATTAAACCCGTACGAAAGCGATTGGCCCGAAATGGATGGATTATGGCTGGAATAGCCCGAGGAGCTCGGTGACGGTACGGTTGGCCACTGGGATGCGGGTGGCGATTGGGCAAACGCAGCCGGATTGATCCATCCGAGACCGTTGGCATTCCAGTTCTTTGGGTAATGGTAATTCTGATTATAGTAAGCCATGTTTTGGTACGGCAGTAAGCACAAGGACGCTATGCTGCCTGTGGGCAAGTTTCCTTTTAGGGGTTAGGAACGCGTAAATGCCACGACGCGACAACCGGTATTCGACCTTCgatacacgcacgcacaaaaaCCGTGATACAAACACACGTGATACGTCACGATACgcgaaaccgaccgaccgaccgtacGATGCAAAAACGccgcacaaacgcacacacacgcgcgcgcactcaCACCCTACACGAACAAAAACACTTCACGAATGTGTACAGGCCCAACTAGCGTCGTCTTCTACTTGCAAAATTAAGCAGATGTTTGGCACTTCGTCGCAAACACAACCCTTGGGCACacaaagtttatttttatcctaATCACACTAATTACTTGCAATACGTCGGTCGTACCCTCTGTTCCGGATCGAAGTAGCCACTGCAATGAACAGCTTCAATTTCACTTTAATTCACCGAACTAGCGGAACTGCCAGCCGTTTGTTTACAACGCGTTGTTTTCTTGTTCTTGCAGTCGCTTGTCACGCGTGACTCACACGTCAAACtgaactgttgctgttgctattGTTGGTGGAGTAGGCAAACACTCACGATCGTGCACCGTGCAATTCAACACCGAACGCCACGAAACCGATGAGTGAACTGACGAACAACCGTTGCCGGCGTTGTGGTTTTTAGAGGACGCGCGACTCTGGCCACCCTTTCGCGTGAGTGCTGCTACGGGTGAGATACACTACTGCTCGCGCGGCACAACGCCACGATACCCGATCGTACAAATCGACGAAAAAGGCAACGGTTACTATGCCCACTAGTGCCGGGAAATGCTTCGGAAACCCGTGTGTAACTCAGCCGTCCGATAACGAAAGAGGGGTTTATCCTGTATGTAAATTTTATGCTCGTGTCCGCCTCGGAGGTGTCACCGTAACCTGTCCACACCCACATGTACAAGTGGGGAAGTAAGTTCTTCTAAGCAGCGGTAGTAGCAAcaacttttggtacgaggaATTCCCAAACGTCACAGACCTGGCggtgaaaccaaacaaaacggaaaaaaactaACACACACTTGTTCTTTCCCAGATTGCTCATCATGATCGTggccccccccaaaaaaaaaaaaaaaaacaaatttggcCGGTGACCGTGAACCGGTTTACAACCTTCAGCGTGGGACATCTCCGATACGTCGCGGGATGAAATATGGCTGCCTGCAAAACTATTTTACAAACACTACAAGTACGAGGCATTCCATTTCGTGGTGAGTAgtttttttcccgtttttacTTTGCCAAACGCTAAACAGATGCTTTACAGATGTTAGATATAAATACCTTTATTTTGTAGTTCGACAACCGCGTGGGAGATCTGTTACAGTTAACCTCACTTACGGAGGATTGACTCCGGAAACGTGTTCATATGCTCGATAAATCAACTCACTTTCTCgcgtcaccaccaccacagtaACAAATCTTATCGAGGTGCCCTTCGGCAAATATTCGCAACAGGAACTCGCTCTCCTGGTTGGGCTTCCAGGTGAACGGCACAATCACGTATCGACCCGGTGGCAATTTGTATCGGGCCACAAACTCGCGTCCCGTCTGGAATTCGTCGTCCGCTTCTACCGGTGTGACATTATCGAAGAACGCGCCCGGTAACGTTCGATGCCCGATAAGAACATGATCGGGTATCGCATAAACGCACAGTCTTaatgataaattttcaattccTCTTTCACGGTGATGCATTTGCATGAGCCCCAGCGTAAGACTCACTTCTGGCCCTTTAGTCCGGCTAGTTGGAAGGCGACAATCTTCACCAAGTTGAAGAAAGCACTGTGGATTGCGCCAGAAACTTTTCCGGCCCGATCCTCCCGCCGTGATGCCTCGCTTCCATTCACCCTGCTGGATCATCATTTCCCAGGGGTAGCATCGTTTCAGCTCCTCGCTCATATCACCCGGACACTGGTAGCACACGCTCAGATCGTCGAAGTACTGCACAAAGTCCTCAAACTTCATCCAAAACTCACCATCCTCACGCTCGATATTTAGCGCCGCCATCTTTTCATCCGTCACCAGTATCCACTCGATGGAGTGATCGCCCCATGGACCGCTCCACTCCGTCTGACCCCACGGATTCCGGACACAAATTAGCCGTACATCTTCGGCAAGCCCACTCGACAGCATGTGTTGGCTCGCGTTCAGCCGCGTTACC from Anopheles stephensi strain Indian chromosome 2, UCI_ANSTEP_V1.0, whole genome shotgun sequence includes the following:
- the LOC118503947 gene encoding uncharacterized protein LOC118503947, with product MSNESIKDFVYYEEWLETDSDTSTMSANSRTDTDIEKEGETGGQVGFPSVAPQCVFREISNIDGQPSSSSVQLTSNSRKRKAAQLCSVATNTETVDPYDQENVVRTLTGLTRSHARLATQVGELINAMKPRPDVRPCMEFDFAPIDSVEELQNLDALLQDDSEYRAKLVHWLETQITRVDVDNRLHELIDLLFTKTFFATMNWTGVSKKAGQTKIALGKFKLVVRLFVELGGNNALVLNSNYVENFLKKKLYHAKDRIKISNSKRTSCHQKKKFCE
- the LOC118503928 gene encoding uncharacterized protein LOC118503928, giving the protein MSDSKRSRDTGNFYRKARKYEQYIMAPQHQDAAEPAPGPSRASFETPVPSVTAEMESYVQEDNVAPDFSNVENEEPIVRDYLFDDDDDDDAEDVRPIEGMSITDGIRYWALSTNASYRSINMVLKLFQQAHVKVPSTAKTLLKTDRSSSTQIAEIGGGHFWYRGIKRCLQNYFRTEKSPATQLSLTISIDGLPLHTNSSMQFWPILFSIHELPQAPVMTAGIFCGTTKPESAEEYLRPMVVEMNDLMQRGIIVHGCHVAIRLRAIVADTPARAFIKGVKGHTGYDSCLKCTVVGKYSQAGRTMTFPGTNAPQRTDKCFRDNAYPGHRKTETPLVDLRFFNIIKDIPTGDRLHCVDQGVGKHYILGFRDGTLRKQRWTTKQCVQISNHIEQIKLPTEIHRKIRPIKQAHFWKASESASFLHYAGFVVLKPHLTDCEYRHYLLLFCAVTLLSSSVYKEKWRFAGQLLNKFVEDFASVYGEQHISSNVHILQHLYEEVERFGPLASFSTYPFENQLKCLKKLLRSGWKELEQAINRLMEYEEYYIGNPYTASKPSISKRGNIITFNLQKDCVLQNNEKNCWYMSKDNSIYQFQTVNGQMEDGNVRICGRRLNEKNLAFDYPCESSILNAYKGSIKNLDKSFVYICPGQVKCKLVAIPSIRDEIIFIPLLHTLVE